One Vigna unguiculata cultivar IT97K-499-35 chromosome 11, ASM411807v1, whole genome shotgun sequence DNA window includes the following coding sequences:
- the LOC114169819 gene encoding coatomer subunit alpha-2, with protein MLTKFETKSNRVKGLSFHSKRPWILASLHSGVIQLWDYRMGTLIDRFDEHDGPVRGVHFHNSQPLFVSGGDDYKIKVWNYKMHRCLFTLLGHLDYIRTVQFHHENPWIVSASDDQTIRIWNWQSRTCISVLTGHNHYVMCATFHPKEDIVVSASLDQTVRVWDIGSLKRKAGPPADDILRLSQMNTDLFGGVDAVVKYVLEGHDRGVNWAAFHPTLPLIVSGADDRQVKLWRMNDTKAWEVDTLRGHMNNVSCVMFHAKQDIIVSNSEDKSIRVWDATKRTGIQTFRREHDRFWILATHPEMNLLAAGHDSGMIVFKLERERPAFAVSGDSLFYTKDRFLRFYEFSSQRETQVLTIRRPGSSTLNQCPKTLSYSPSENAILLCSDVDGGSYELYCISKDSTKDSFGRGDMQDPKKGVGGSAVFVARNRFAVLDKGSNQVSVKNLKNELVKKSALPTAADAIFYAGTGNLVCRSEDRVFIFDLQQRIVLGDLQTPFIKYVVWSNDMENVALLSKHAIVIASKKLVHQCTLHETIRVKSGAWDDNGIFIYTTLNHIKYCLPNGDSGIIKTLDVPIYITKVIGNTIFCLGRDGKNKAITVDATEYIFKLSLLKKKYDHVMNMIRNSQLCGQAVIAYLQQKGFPEVALHFVKDERIRFNLALESGNIQIAVASATAIDEKDHWYRLGVEALRQGNSGIVEYAYQRTKNFERLSFLYLITGNVDKLSKMLKIAEVKNDVMGQFHNALYMGDIRERVKILENVGHLPLAYITASVHGLHDVAERLAAELGDNVPSVPKGKVQSLLIPPSPVLCGADWPLLRVMRGIFDGGFHNTDRDADDEEYEAADGDWGEELDMVDVDALQNGDVSAILDEVEVAEDEDEEGGWDLEDLELPPEAETPKVSVSSRSSAFVAPTPGMAVSQIWIQRSSLAADHVAAGNFDTAMRLLNRQLGIRNFVPLKSMFLDLHTGSHSYLRAFSSAPVVPIAVERGWTESSSPNVRGPPALPFKLSQLDEKLKAGYKSTTGGKFTDALRTFVNILHTIPLIVVESRREVDDVKELIVIVKEYVLGLRMELKRREIKDSPARQQELAAYFTHCNLQVPHLRLALLNAMTVCYKAKNLSTAANFARRLLETNPTVENQAKTARQVLAAAERNMTDALQLNYDFRNPFVICGATYVPIYRGQKDVSCPYCTSRFVPSQEGILCAVCELSVVGADASGLLCSPSQIR; from the exons ATGCTTACCAAGTTCGAGACCAAAAGTAATAGAGTGAAGGGACTCAGTTTCCACAGCAAGAGACCCTGGATCCTCGCGAGTCTTCACAGTGGCGTGATCCAGCTATGGGATTACCGAATGGGGACCCTTATTGACAGATTCGACGAGCATGATGGCCCGGTCAGAGGTGTTCATTTCCATAATTCTCAGCCCCTCTTTGTCTCTGGAG GGGATGATTACAAGATTAAGGTTTGGAACTATAAGATGCATAGGTGTTTGTTCACTCTTTTGGGACACCTTGATTATATCCGCACTGTGCAATTTCATCATGAAAACCCATGGATTGTGAGTGCCAGTGATGATCAGACCATTCGCATTTGGAACTGGCAGTCACGGACCTGTATATCTGTTTTAACTGGGCACAATCATTATGTTATGTGTGCTACATTCCATCCAAAAGAGGATATTGTTGTGTCAGCCTCCCTTGATCAGACTGTTCGTGTTTGGGATATTGGTTCTCTCAAAAGGAAGGCTGGGCCTCCTGCAGATGACATTCTACGATTGAGTCAGATGAACACAGATCTTTTTGGAGGTGTTGATGCAGTTGTTAAGTATGTATTGGAAGGTCATGATCGGGGTGTCAACTGGGCTGCTTTTCATCCTACACTGCCTCTGATTGTCTCTGGAGCTGATGACCGACAAGTGAAACTTTGGAGGATGAATG ACACTAAGGCATGGGAAGTGGATACTTTGAGAGGGCACATGAATAATGTTTCATGTGTTATGTTCCATGCCAAACAGGACATCATTGTGTCAAATTCTGAGGATAAGAGTATTCGAGTATGGGATGCCACAAAGCGGACTGGAATACAAACTTTCCGCAGAGAGCATGATAGGTTTTGGATTCTTGCAACACATCCTGAAATGAATTTGTTGGCAGCTGGTCATGACAGTGGCATGATAGTCTTTAAGTTGGAGAGAGAAAGACCTGCTTTTGCAGTCAGCGGCGACTCACTATTCTATACCAAAGACCGATTCTTGCGTTTCTATGAATTCTCTTCACAGAGAGAGACACAAGTACTTACAATCAGACGACCTGGCTCTTCAACTCTGAATCAATGTCCAAAGACTCTTTCCTATAGTCCTTCTGAAAATGCAATTCTTCTCTGTTCAGACGTGGATGGAGGATCTTATGAATTGTATTGCATATCCAAAGATAGCACAAAGGACAGTTTTGGTAGGGGAGATATGCAAGATCCAAAGAAAGGTGTTGGAGGATCTGCAGTctttgtggctcggaatagatTTGCTGTCCTTGACAAAGGAAGCAACCAAGTTTCTgtaaaaaatctgaaaaatgaGCTCGTGAAAAAGAGCGCCCTTCCAACTGCTGCAGATGCTATATTCTATGCTGGAACAGGCAACTTGGTATGTAGGTCGGAGGATAGGGTTTTTATATTTGATCTACAGCAGAGGATTGTTCTGGGTGATCTTCAGACCCCTTTTATAAAGTATGTAGTCTGGTCTAATGACATGGAAAATGTTGCTCTGCTCAGTAAACATGCGATTGTCATTGCTAGCAAGAAGCTTGTGCATCAATGCACCCTTCATGAGACAATCCGAGTAAAAAGTGGAGCCTGGGATGACAATGGCATTTTTATTTACACTACACTAAATCATATCAAATACTGCCTCCCCAATGGAGATAGTGGAATAATAAAGACACTGGATGTCCCCATCTATATCACAAAGGTTATTGGAAACACCATCTTTTGCTTGGGTCGGGATGGGAAAAACAAAGCTATAACTGTTGATGCAACAGAATACATCTTTAAGCTTTCcttgttgaagaaaaaatatgacCATGTAATGAACATGATAAGGAATTCACAGCTTTGTGGGCAGGCTGTGATTGCATATCTACAACAGAAAGGGTTTCCTGAAGTTGCCCTCCATTTTGTTAAAGATGAGAGAATCAGATTCAATTTGGCTTTGGAGAGTGGCAACATTCAAATTGCTGTTGCATCAGCAACCGCAATTGATGAAAAAGATCACTGGTATCGATTAGGGGTAGAAGCTCTTCGACAAGGTAACTCTGGTATAGTAGAGTATGCATACCAGAGGACCAAAAATTTTGAGAGACTTTCATTCCTTTATCTCATTACTGGTAACGTGGACAAACTTTCAAAAATGTTGAAAATTGCTGAAGTGAAGAATGATGTGATGGGCCAGTTCCACAATGCCCTGTATATGGGTGACATAAGAGAGCGTGTCAAGATCTTGGAGAACGTGGGACATTTGCCTCTTGCTTACATCACTGCATCAGTGCATGGGCTACATGATGTTGCTGAAAGGCTTGCAGCTGAACTTGGCGATAACGTTCCATCTGTTCCCAAGGGAAAAGTGCAATCTCTCCTGATACCACCATCACCTGTGTTGTGTGGTGCTGATTGGCCCCTTCTCAGGGTCATGCGGGGAATATTTGACGGTGGGTTTCACAATACAGACAGAGATGCAGATGATGAAGAGTATGAGGCTGCTGATGGTGATTGGGGCGAGGAACTTGACATGGTTGATGTTGATGCATTACAAAATGGAGATGTTTCTGCTATTTTGGATGAAGTAGAAGTGGCTGAAGATGAAGACGAAGAAGGGGGATGGGACCTGGAAGATTTAGAGCTCCCCCCTGAAGCTGAAACACCAAAAGTTTCTGTCAGTTCACGATCTTCAGCTTTTGTGGCCCCAACACCTGGGATGGCCGTTAGCCAGATATGGATTCAGAGATCATCTCTTGCAGCTGATCATGTAGCTGCTGGCAATTTTGATACTGCGATGAGATTACTGAACAGGCAACTCGGGATAAGGAACTTTGTCCCCTTGAAATCTATGTTCCTAGATCTGCATACAGGCAGCCATTCCTATCTGCGTGCCTTTTCATCCGCACCGGTTGTACCAATTGCTGTTGAAAGAGGTTGGACTGAGTCATCCAGTCCAAATGTGAGAGGCCCACCGGCACTTCCTTTCAAACTGTCTCAATTAGATGAAAAACTCAAAGCTGGTTACAAGTCAACAACTGGTGGGAAATTTACCGATGCTCTTCGCACCTTTGTCAATATTCTTCACACCATTCCTTTGATTGTTGTTGAGTCAAGGAGGGAGGTTGATGATGTGAAAGAATTGATTGTCATAGTGAAAGAGTATGTTTTGGGGCTGCGGATGGAGCTAAAAAGAAGGGAAATTAAGGACAGTCCTGCACGCCAGCAAGAGCTTGCCGCTTATTTCACCCACTGCAATCTTCAAGTGCCTCACTTGAGGCTAGCTTTGCTGAATGCCATGACTGTCTGCTACAAGGCAAAGAACCTTTCCACAGCAGCTAACTTTGCCAGGAGGTTACTTGAGACCAATCCTACTGTTGAAAACCAAGCAAAGACCGCAAGGCAAGTGCTGGCAGCTGCAGAAAGAAATATGACTGATGCCTTACAATTGAACTATGATTTTCGGAACCCATTTGTAATTTGTGGGGCAACCTATGTGCCCATTTATCGTGGACAAAAGGATGTCTCTTGCCCCTATTGTACTTCCCGGTTTGTGCCAAGCCAGGAGGGAATACTATGTGCTGTGTGTGAGCTTTCGGTGGTAGGGGCGGACGCTTCTGGATTGCTCTGCTCTCCTTCCCAGATTCGTTGA